Proteins encoded by one window of Blautia faecicola:
- a CDS encoding polysaccharide deacetylase has protein sequence MSEGQRRTKPPMTEEERQRRMERMRRERRRKRRQRAMIMRVSVMGVLLLILIGSIALVSAQVRRSKAKKAEEKARQEKLIQEEEAKNKQRQESIEQAEVMAQGYDYDGAIELLKSLENYDKDADIIAKIASYEADKSTLVAVNMNEITHIFYHSLVVDPERAFVGNDSTAAGFKQWMTTVDEFNKITQAMYDNGYVLIDLHDMVTETVDENGTVHFTTNQIMLPEGKKPFVLSLDDLSYYHSYDGRGIASKLVLDENGKPTCEYIQADGTTVTGAYDCIPLLDQFLEEHPDGAYHGARGTIALTGYNGILGYRTDIAYKTRENLTADQQAWLDANPDFDYDKECEEAKKVADAIKADGWKFASHTWGHIRIGDASLESIQTDTEKWLSYVAPLVGGTDTIIFAHGQDLADWHDYSSDNAKFTYLKSQGFNFFCNVDSSQYFLQIRDNYVRQGRRNLDGYRLWNDVHGEKNRTSDLFDATQILDPARTDMPSL, from the coding sequence ATGAGTGAGGGACAAAGAAGAACAAAACCGCCCATGACAGAAGAAGAAAGACAGCGGCGGATGGAACGAATGAGAAGAGAGCGGAGAAGAAAGAGACGCCAGCGGGCGATGATCATGCGTGTATCTGTTATGGGTGTACTGCTTCTGATCCTGATCGGATCCATCGCGCTGGTATCCGCCCAGGTGCGCCGTTCGAAGGCAAAGAAAGCAGAAGAAAAGGCAAGACAGGAAAAACTGATCCAGGAAGAAGAGGCAAAGAACAAACAACGGCAGGAATCCATTGAGCAGGCAGAAGTCATGGCACAGGGATATGACTATGACGGCGCGATCGAGCTTCTGAAATCGCTGGAAAACTATGATAAAGATGCGGATATTATCGCTAAGATCGCAAGCTACGAAGCGGACAAATCCACACTGGTAGCTGTCAATATGAATGAGATCACCCATATTTTCTATCATTCACTGGTAGTAGATCCGGAACGTGCTTTTGTGGGAAATGACAGCACAGCTGCCGGATTCAAACAGTGGATGACAACTGTCGATGAATTTAACAAGATCACACAGGCGATGTATGATAACGGCTATGTGCTGATCGATCTTCACGATATGGTGACAGAGACGGTCGATGAGAATGGAACGGTTCATTTTACCACAAACCAGATCATGCTTCCGGAAGGAAAGAAACCGTTTGTATTATCTCTGGATGACCTGTCTTACTATCACAGCTACGACGGTCGTGGTATCGCATCGAAGCTGGTACTGGATGAGAATGGAAAACCAACCTGCGAATATATTCAGGCGGACGGAACTACCGTGACCGGAGCGTACGACTGTATTCCGCTGTTAGACCAGTTCCTGGAAGAACACCCGGACGGTGCGTACCACGGAGCAAGAGGAACGATCGCACTGACCGGATATAACGGTATTCTGGGATATCGTACGGATATTGCCTATAAGACAAGAGAAAATCTGACCGCAGACCAGCAGGCATGGCTCGATGCCAACCCGGATTTTGACTATGACAAAGAATGTGAAGAGGCAAAGAAAGTGGCAGATGCCATCAAAGCAGACGGATGGAAATTCGCCAGCCACACCTGGGGACATATCCGCATCGGTGATGCAAGCCTGGAGAGCATCCAGACAGATACAGAAAAATGGCTCAGCTATGTAGCACCGCTGGTGGGTGGTACGGATACCATTATTTTTGCACACGGACAGGATCTTGCCGACTGGCACGACTATTCCAGTGACAATGCAAAATTCACCTATCTGAAGAGCCAGGGATTTAACTTCTTCTGTAATGTAGATTCTTCTCAGTATTTCTTACAGATCCGTGATAACTATGTGCGTCAGGGAAGACGAAACCTGGATGGTTACCGTCTGTGGAATGATGTACACGGAGAAAAGAACAGAACCAGCGATCTGTTTGATGCAACACAGATTCTGGATCCGGCACGTACAGATATGCCGTCATTATAA
- a CDS encoding O-acetyl-ADP-ribose deacetylase yields MGKFKIEMGDITTYAVDGIVNAANTTLLGGGGVDGAIHRAAGPELLEECKTLGGCDTGKAKITKGYNLPAHYVLHTPGPIWHGGYNYEDVLLQGCYEYCLKLGEQHGLKTIAFPSISTGVYGYPVEEAAKIAVRTICDFLKWTQVVEEVTMVCHGEGTWKVYQEAYREYQAAESEK; encoded by the coding sequence ATGGGAAAATTTAAGATTGAAATGGGCGATATTACCACCTATGCGGTAGACGGAATTGTTAACGCTGCCAACACGACGCTTCTCGGTGGCGGAGGTGTGGACGGTGCGATTCACCGGGCAGCAGGACCGGAATTGCTGGAGGAATGCAAGACATTAGGCGGATGTGATACCGGTAAGGCCAAGATTACCAAAGGGTACAATCTGCCGGCACATTATGTGCTTCATACGCCGGGACCTATCTGGCATGGTGGATATAATTATGAGGATGTGCTGCTGCAGGGGTGTTATGAGTACTGCCTGAAACTGGGAGAACAGCATGGTCTCAAGACGATTGCATTTCCATCGATCAGTACAGGGGTGTACGGCTATCCGGTGGAAGAGGCAGCGAAGATCGCGGTGCGGACAATCTGTGATTTTCTGAAATGGACACAGGTAGTGGAAGAAGTGACCATGGTGTGTCACGGTGAAGGTACCTGGAAGGTATATCAGGAAGCGTATCGGGAGTATCAGGCTGCTGAGAGCGAAAAGTAG
- the tig gene encoding trigger factor, which translates to MKKRAIMISMLLVMALSVTGCSQKTATKNDDTKTEETASTDDAEQTDSDSEEDTSEDSPTTAELMADIDVEKCVTLGDYKGITVEKTIQSVTDEDVQNEIDDALASYPVEVDRTAKEGDTVNIDYVGKIDGTEFDGGSDQGADLKLGSGKFIDGFEDGLIGAKKGETRTLDLTFPEDYTQDLAGKAVEFTVTVNAVKEPLTEPTDQWVADNIEGYDNVADYKAGIRSDQEENNEQTAENQVRYSAWTQVVENCTINEYPDSLVEIGKNLYVQQVETYAKYAGMELDAYIESSGLSQDEYESNKEEYGKNVAAQALVCQAICDKEGFAIGDDAYKEALDKMLTEYGCTEDELIQTYGQDNVEQSIMLNRVSDLILANANVTEVQADSSSDSTEDSSAN; encoded by the coding sequence ATGAAGAAAAGAGCGATAATGATCAGTATGCTTCTGGTAATGGCACTTTCCGTAACGGGATGCAGCCAGAAGACAGCTACAAAAAATGATGATACAAAGACAGAAGAAACAGCAAGCACAGACGATGCAGAACAGACAGATTCTGACAGCGAGGAAGATACATCCGAGGATTCCCCGACTACCGCAGAACTGATGGCAGATATTGACGTGGAAAAATGTGTAACTCTGGGTGATTATAAAGGAATTACTGTAGAAAAAACTATCCAGTCTGTAACGGACGAAGATGTACAGAATGAGATTGACGATGCACTGGCAAGCTATCCGGTAGAAGTAGACCGGACAGCAAAAGAAGGTGACACCGTAAATATTGACTATGTGGGTAAGATTGACGGAACAGAATTTGATGGCGGAAGCGATCAGGGTGCAGACCTGAAACTGGGTTCCGGAAAATTCATCGATGGATTTGAAGATGGTCTGATCGGAGCAAAGAAAGGTGAAACCCGTACGCTGGATCTGACATTCCCGGAAGATTATACACAGGATCTTGCCGGAAAAGCGGTAGAATTTACCGTTACAGTCAATGCAGTCAAAGAGCCGTTGACTGAGCCAACCGATCAGTGGGTGGCAGATAACATCGAGGGATATGACAATGTAGCAGATTACAAAGCAGGTATCCGTTCTGATCAGGAAGAAAACAACGAGCAGACAGCAGAAAACCAGGTGCGTTATTCTGCATGGACACAGGTGGTAGAGAACTGTACGATCAACGAATATCCGGATTCTCTGGTTGAAATCGGAAAGAACCTGTATGTGCAGCAGGTGGAAACCTATGCAAAATATGCAGGTATGGAACTGGATGCTTATATTGAGTCTTCCGGACTGTCTCAGGATGAATATGAGTCCAATAAGGAAGAATATGGCAAAAATGTAGCGGCACAGGCTCTGGTTTGCCAGGCAATCTGTGACAAAGAGGGCTTTGCTATCGGTGATGATGCATATAAGGAAGCACTGGACAAGATGCTGACAGAATATGGATGTACCGAGGACGAACTGATTCAGACCTACGGTCAGGACAATGTAGAACAGAGTATTATGCTGAACCGTGTCAGTGATCTGATCCTGGCAAATGCCAATGTGACAGAAGTACAGGCAGACAGCAGCAGTGACAGCACAGAAGACAGCAGCGCTAACTAA
- a CDS encoding GatB/YqeY domain-containing protein, protein MELAVLQKDMVAAMKAKDKVRKEAISSLISAVKKVAIDEGHRDDIKPELVDQVILKELKTVKEQIDTCPAERTDLIEEYQTRYNIINEYAPQLMSAEEVKTCLQEKFAEVLATKNKGQIMKAVMGELKGKADGKVINQVVGELCK, encoded by the coding sequence ATGGAATTAGCAGTATTGCAAAAAGACATGGTGGCAGCTATGAAAGCAAAAGACAAAGTAAGAAAAGAGGCTATTTCTTCTTTGATCTCTGCAGTAAAAAAAGTAGCAATTGACGAAGGCCACAGAGATGACATAAAACCGGAACTGGTGGATCAGGTGATCTTAAAAGAACTGAAAACCGTAAAAGAGCAGATTGATACCTGCCCGGCAGAACGTACCGATCTGATCGAAGAGTATCAGACCCGTTATAATATTATCAATGAATATGCTCCGCAGCTGATGTCTGCAGAAGAAGTAAAGACCTGTCTGCAGGAGAAATTTGCAGAAGTTCTGGCAACAAAAAATAAAGGACAGATCATGAAAGCTGTCATGGGAGAACTGAAAGGCAAAGCTGACGGTAAGGTTATTAATCAGGTAGTGGGGGAACTGTGTAAATAA